GTTTCCACAAGACTCACAGCCATCAGACGACCCAGTAAGCCAGCGCCCATCACCAGAACAGGTTCGCGTTCGCCGGAAGAGACCGGAGAAATTGGGGTGGACAACAACGGCACAGGAGATTCGGTCGGAATGGCCATGCTTGAGATCATAGCCAGCGGGGGATCCCAGGGTCTACCGGTTGACCAAGGGCGGGATGGGTGCTGAGGCAGGTTGTGAAGTTTGCCCTTGACCGATACTTATGCACAAATCCCATGCCCAACTTGGGGCATCTTTAGGGAGGCCTCTTCTAGATTTTGGAGCTTGATCCTCCATGAACCTGTTCTTTCCCCCATCAGACTGGCTGCTGGGCCAAACTTTGCTGGAGCGCATCTTCACCTGGAGCTTTCTGATCTCCCTGCTGGTGTCGGGCATTCGCTTGGCAGTGCCGGTGTTGCTGGCGGTGTTGGGGGAGGTGATTACCCAACGTTCCGGCGTTCTCAATTTGGGCTTGGAAGGGATCCTGCTGATGGGATCCTTGGCGGGCTTTGCCACCACTTATCACCTGGAACAGGCAGGGGTGATGGGGGCGGCTTGGACAGGATTGGCTGCAGGGATCCTGGCGGGGATGGCCATGGGATCCGTGATGGCAATTTTGGCGGTGCGCCTCAAGGCAGATCAGGTGGTGGCGGGGGTAACGCTGGTGTTGCTGGGGCAGGGGTTGAGCACCTATTTGTTTCGGCAACTGTTGCCCAACAGCAATGTGCGGGTAACGGGGCTTTCCCTCTGGCCCATTCCAGGCTTATCGGGGATCCCTGGGGTGGGCATGGTGTTGTTCAATCATGACCCGATGGTGTACCTGAGTGGGCTGCTGGTACCCACCTGTTGGTTTCTGTTGTTTCGCACCCGCTTTGGTCGCTCGTTGCGGGCGGTGGGGGAAAATCCAGCGGCGGCAGAAACCTCTGGTATCAGCGTCGAGAGAACCCGTTGGATCGCCATTTTGATTGGCTCGGCTCTGGCGGGGTTAGGAGGGGCGGTACTGACGGTGGTACAGTTGCGCCTATTCGCGGAGGGGATCACAGCCGGACGGGGTTGGATCGCAGTGGCGCTGGTGTTTTTTGCCCGTTGGCATCCTTGGCAAGCGCTGCTGGGTTCCTTGTTGTTTGGGGTGGCGGATGCCTTGCAATTTCGCATTCAAGCCCTGGGATCCCAGCAATTTCCCTACGAGTTTTTGTTGATGTTGCCCTATCTGCTCACTTTGGCAGTGTTGTGGCGCAAAGGCAAACAGGTGGAAGCCCCGGCGGCTTTGGGGATCCCCTATCTGCGGGGGCAACGTTAGACGGTTTCAGATGGTTTCTGAAATGGCGGCGGCTCGATCCCTGTCTCTATCCAAGGCCCTGAGTTCTCGAATGGAACGCCCTATTCGCAACACAAGCGTGAGGCCACAACCCGCCACCAAGAACGGGATCCCCCCATGCCACACGGCAAGGCCAAACTGAGCCAAGAGACAGCCCAAGCCAATCCAGGCCAAGCGATCCGTTTGCCCACAGGGACCCACCGATTGCACGCTGCCACCAGCCACCAAGCCCAACAGCCCAAACATCTGTACCCAACTGGTTAAGAGCAATAACGCCAACATCCAGGTGGGATCCCCGTGGGGCCACAGAGCCAAGATGATCAACAGATCTGTAAATTCTCCTGGCAAGCGGTTCAGGTAAGCACCAAGCTTCGAGGTTTTGCCAAACTCCTCTGCCACCAATCCATCCAGAGTGTTGATCACCATGCGCCCTAGAATACACAGCAGCGCCCCCATCCACCACCCCTGCCAAAGGCAGTAGGCAGCCCCCAACCCTGGCCCAAACGCCAGCACTGACAAAGCATTGGGGGAGAGATTCTGCAATCCCGGCATCCGGCGCAACAGCCGCCGCAACAGGTACTTAGTTTGGTAAAGGCCAAGATCAGGCTTGACGGAGGGGGAGGTCATGGGAGTTCTCCACTGAGGAAAGGGTTGAAGGTAAAACAGAATCCGCTTGGATTAGGCCAATTCTTGCTGCAGCCGCGCCAACAGAGGCTCCACATCCATGCCCGCATAGGCTTCAAAAAAATGGATCTGCAGGGATCCCCCAGGTCGCCAAAAACGTCGCCCTACCGGCCAAGCCCGCTCCGTACCTTCTAAGCGCACCGGCACGATTCGCCAGCCGGTTCGTACCAGCAACTTCAGCAACCCCACCTGTACTTCAGTGCGCTTGCGACTGCCACTGGGGTAGAAGAGAATCCAATTCTTTTGGGGGGCCTGGAGCCGTTCGTACCAGGAGCGCAGGGAGGTTTTCTGTTCTCGGTCGAACGCTACCGCCTGACACAACAAGGAAGCCGCCAAAGCTCGATCCAAACGGTTAAAAAAGTAGTCTTGCGCCGCCAGCACCACCACCCGCTGCCGTTCACGGCCAGGCAAAGCTGCCAAGAGAGTCAACGTATCCAGGTGAGAGCGATGATTGGCCACCAACGCCACCCGATCCCCGGTGGGGATCCGCCCCGTCACCTGTAGCCGATAGTTGAGGCGCAACAAGAGTACCCCCAACCAGCGGCCCAACCAGCGGCAATTTTCCCAGGTGATATCGGGCACTCTCGGATACCGCCCCAACCGCTTTACCAGGGGCTCCCCTACATCCGGCAGAGGGGAATATTGAAATTTCATGGCCGCCTCCACTGTGTCGAGAGGATCCCTAAAGACCAGAGTCTTTCTGGGATCCCTACCGCTATTGCTATCACGCCGAGCCGGAAACAACCTGTGAGCGGAGGACAGTCGCCAAACTGGTCAGGGGGTGTAGATTATCGTTTTTGTTGCCGGAGCTTGCGCAATTCTTCTTCCACCTCCAGTTGATGAAATTGTTTTTCCAAATCATCCCAGGTATCGTTGGACTTCCCCCAGTTGCCAAAACCAAAATCCTGGCTGTTGGAACTTTGGGCTTGGGTGGCTTTCACCTCTTGTAGCTTGGTCTTCACCTCTTGGCGACGCTGTCGAATTTGCGGCAGCAATGCCTCCATTTGTTGGATTTTCTCTTTCAGGGTTTTCATCTGGTTCCACAACTGGCTGCCTTTTTGCAGCAGTTCTGCCTCTCGCCTTTGGGCTCCTTGGGCCAGATCCGGACGATTGGCCCGTTGGGCTTTTTCAATGCGGAAGTGCCAGGTTTTAATTTCTTCTCCCAGGTTGAGAATGCTCTTTTGCAGAGCTTGTTCTTGGGCGTGGCTCTCTTGTAGCAGTCGCAGAGTATCGGACTCCTGCTGACGAAGCTGCTCTTCTAAGGCTTGTAGCTCGATTTCGGGGTGGGCCCTGAGAAATTCCTCCAAACGGGTTTCCAAAAATCGGATTAGATCGTCGAATAGTCCCATTGGCGGATCCCTTTGCCCCTGCCCTCAGTTGCGTTCAGGGTAGCCTAAGCTGGCTCCTTCCAGATAGATCTACCCCATAGATCTATCCCGATTCGAACAAACTTTATTGGGGATCCCTGTACCCCTCTCAACCCAACAAACGCCCATCTCCAACCCGAATAATGCGCTGGGCGGCCTGGGCCACTTCAATGCCGTGGGTGACCATGGCGATCGTCATCCCCTGCCGGTGCAGGTCGGCGAAAATGTTCAGCACCTCTTGGCTGGTATGGCTATCCAGAGCACCCGTCGGTTCATCCGCCAGAAGTAGGCGCGGGTGATTCACAATGGCGCGAGCGATAGCCACCCGCTGCTGTTGACCCCCGGAGAGTTGGGCCGGACGCTGATGCAGTTTGCTCCCTAACCCCACCTGTTCTAGAGCTTGCGTGGCCCGCTGCCGTTGCTCTGGTTCTGGGATGCCGCTATAAGCCAGGGGCAGCATTACATTTTCCAGGGCAGTTAAGACGGGGAGCAGATGAAACTGCTGAAAGACAAAGCCAATTTTTTGATTGCGAATTTGCGCCAGCTCCTGATCCGACAGGGTAGATACCTCCACCCCATCCAGCCAGTAGCGGCCAGAACTGGGCTGATCCAAACAACCGATCAGGTTCATCAGGGTGGATTTGCCCGAGCCCGATGGCCCCATAATGGCGCAATATTCCCCAGGCTCGATCACCAAGTCGATATCGTAAAGGGCTTGGAAACTGCCCTCTGGCAGCAGATAGATCTTATTCACCCCGACCATCTGCACAACGGGGGAGCGGATTTCACGGCGGGCGGGGGCGGAGAGTTCGGTGAGGCGCTCTAGGGATCCCACAGATCCAGCTCGACCGTTTGCGAAGTGTTCTTGCTCAAACATGGTTGCCTTCGCTGTTTGGCCCATTCTAGCGTTGGGGTTATTTCCCGCCGCTGCGCTTTTGTTCCGGAAGCAGCTAACCGGAAGAGTAGATCTCCTCAGGCTGATGGTAGGGACAGGTTCCCTGGGGATCCACCCTTAAGCGGTAGAGAGGAGAGCGTTCTTGATCGCAGCGAAAGGCTGGGGTTTGGGAGGTCAAGATCTGGCGGGCAAAGCGGCAACTCTGGCATTTCATGCCACTTTTTGCAGAGCTTTTTGCAGAGATAGAAGAGCCGGCTGGGCGCGGCACGGATGTTCCTCCTGGGGGGGATGGGGTCTCTGCCGGACGAATCAATTCCCGGGGCGAAAGACCGCGTAGCACCAGTTCGGATCCCTGCCAACGGGCTTCCACTAAGCCGGTATCGGCCCAGGCCAGCCAACGGGGATCCTCGAGCAGCTGGGCGGGCAAACGCACCTGCACCCCGGCAATCGAGCGAGCAGCGGTGTGATCCTGCCACACTTCTTCCACCTCCCCTTCGTAACGCACCGCCGGATCCCCGATCTCAGCAGAAGTGCTGCTCTTGAGATTAGCCAGATCAGCTCCCTTGAGCGGGGTTTGCAGGCGTCCATCCGGAAACTCCAGCCCATGTCCAGGCTGCGGGCAATGGACATGGTAGCGGTTGCACAGCTCCGGTAGATCCGCCAAATCCTGGGCCTGCTTAGGGCTGCCGTGGATCAGGACCAAATGTTGCGGTCGAAAGGTATGAATGATCTGGGTGAGGTGCCCGACATCGTTGTGGCTGTGCCAGGTCATGGATTCCACTTGGATGCGGGAACGCAACAAAGCGGGCCAACGCTCAAACGGGGTGGCCAGTTCCACCTCCGGCAGTTGCACCAGCAAACAGGAGCGCTGCGGTTGCGCCAACAGTCTCGACCAGATCGGCTCCCAAGACTCTGGCCCAGCATCGGCATCGCACAGCAACAAGCCCTGCGGCAGAGGATCCGCCTCCGTCAGGGGCTGTACCTGAGGTTGCAGGCGCAATTCCCAAAACAAAGGCTGGTAGGTGGCAAAATTTTGCACCGGCTCCGGCATCTGGGGGAGCAACCGTTCGTAGAGATCACAGCCTGCGGCCAACCCTGGAGCCACCCACACCATCAGCTCCTTCGGGGATTGGGTAAAGCGGTGATGGGCCTTCAACAGAAAGATCAGCTCCTGCCCTAACCCCAACACAGGCAGAGGAAGTAACACCGTTTGCCCCGCTTCCAGAGCACTGAGCAGCCGCTCCACCAAACGATTTTCCAGGTGGCGACGGGCGGGATGCCGGGTGGCCCCTAGCGAGGCTTCCATCAGCAGCAGATCCGGCTGCCAATGGCGCAATGCCGTCAAATCGAAGCCAGGGGCAAAACGGGTGGAAGCCAACGAACAGTCGCCGCTATAAACACAGGTTTGGGCGGGGGTAGTTTGGGTATTTTGCAACAGCGTCGCTGCTGCCCCCGGCAGGTGTCCTGCGGAAAAAAAAGTGAGCATCAGATGGGGCAAAATTTCCCGCGCCTGGCCGAGGGGCAGAGCTCGAAAGGGGGGGAAACGCACTTCGCGGTCATAACCGAGCCATATCCCACGCTCCCACAGCCCCGTGGCCAAATGGGCCGTAACTGGAGTGGCATAAAGGGGTACTTGCGGGTAGCGACGATGAAAGACAGGCAGACCCTGCAAATGGTCAAAATGGGCATGGCTACAGATGACAGCATCCGGGATCCCTGGCAAGGCTTTCAGGAGAACCGAGCCGGGCAACCCGCAATCTAGTAACACACGATGGGATCCCAGCTCTAACCAATAGGCACAACCCTGCTGGTGGGGATCCGTACCCAGCGGGATCAGTCGAAGGGGGGGGCGTTCTGGCTCCACAGTTGTGTTGTTCTTAATCTACGAGACCACACTCAAACCCAGCAAGCGATGCCAGGAATTCTGGCTAGGGATCCCCTTCGGTACCAACAGGTGTGTCGCCCTCAAGAGTCGATCTACCCATACTTCAGCATAGCTTTTGCTACCCGACCGTTTCCATGACGACAATACAGCCCTTTCATCTCGCACAGGGTACATCTCGCTACGCACCATCACCTGATTACTCTCTGTCCAGGGCACAAGCATTGGAGTAAGCAACCCGCGTAAGCTGTCGTGCAGGATTGCAGCAGCCAAGTTGTGAAGATTTTTGGAAGATTACGAGATCTGCTTCTGATGGGGGAACTTGCAGGGATCCCTGTAGTCGTGAGTAGTTTAGACTGTTTCACCTGTTCTTTCAGAGACGCGGTATGACCTTATTGAAACGACGGAAAACCTTGCTTGGCCTAGCCCTAGGTTCTGTAGCGGCGGCTGGGGTATGGTTGGAGCCCAGTTGGGTACAGGCTCAAGCCCGTGAAACCCTCACCATGGGCACCTCCCCCGACTACCCTCCCTATGAGTACTACGACACCTCCAGCGGCCAAGAGCAGATTGTGGGTTTTGATATCGATATTGCCAACTACATTGCCGAAGAACTGGGTTTTAACCTGCGGGTTGTGGGTATGGATTTCAGCGGCCTCATCCCTGCTTTACAAGCCAATCGGGTCGATTTTGTTATGGCGGGGATGACCCCCACCGAAGAACGCAAACAAAACGTCGATTTCTCGGATGTCTATTTCGTGGCCCAAAACACGATCATCGCCAGGGCCGGCAGCAACCTTGCCACCCCTGCCGATCTGGCCGGCAAGCGAGTTGGAGTGCAGTTGGGCACCATTCAAGAGGAAGAAGCCAAAGGGTATGCGGAAGCGGATCCCAGCATCGATGTGCGCTCTCTGAATAAAATTGGCGAAATTATTCAGGAGATCAAAGCGGGCCGTTTGGATGCCGCCATCATCGAAGATACGGTAGCGGCTGGGTTTGCCGCTTCTAACCCTGATTTGGAGTTCAATGTCATTCCAGAAGCGGATCCGGATGCCCCGCGGGGTTCGGCCATTGCCTTTCCAAAGGGATCCCCTCGCGTGGCCGACTTCAACCGCGTTTTGGCGGGGATGGAAGCCAGCGGCAAAATGGATGAACTAATCCTGAAATGGTTTGGGGAAGATTCTCCGGCGTTGGCAGCCGAGTAGGGAGCTGCCAGATCAAAACGCTCTTCCGGTTTCATCAGAACGGAGAGAGGTTTGGCCAAAAGTAGCAATCAACACGGTAATCTTTAGGGACTTCCTTAGGATGATGCGGGGCTGTTTTGCCTTTGTCCTGGGGAGTCCCTTTGGATGTTTAGGGGCGAGTCGGTTGAGGAAAAAGAGGGGTAAGACTGTGTGGGAAGCTACTTTTCCAGGTTCTGAGGTTTGAGATGAATCTCGATTTTTCTCAAATCCAGGGGGATATCCCGTTTATCGTGGCCGGGATCCGTGTCACCCTGCAATTTACGCTTTTGTCGGTGATCTTCGGCTTTGCTTGGGGGACGGTTCTCTCTCTGTTCAAGATCTCCAACATCCCCCCTCTGCGTTGGTTTGCGGTGGCCTATACCTCGGTTTTTCGCGGTACACCCCTGATTTTGCAGCTCACCTTGATTTACTTTGCTACGCCGCAACTGCTTAACTACGACATTTCTCCCCTGCAAGCTGGGGTGCTCACCTTCAGCCTCAACTCCGGCGCTTACACCTCCGAAACCATTCGCGGCGGCATTTTGGCTGTAGACAGGGGGCAATGGGATGCGGCGGCCTCGCTGGGTGTGCCCTACCGCCAGATGATGTTGGATCTGATTTTTCCACAAGCCCTGAAAAACATTCTTCCGGCCCTCGTGAATGAAAGTATTGCGCTGCTCAAAGATTCGGCCTTGGTTTCGGTGATCAGCGTCACGGATGTGATGCGGCGGGCGCAAATCGTGGCAGCAGGCAAGTTTCTTTATTTTGAACCTTTGATTGTGGCTGGGATCATCTACTATCTGCTGGTGATCAGCCTGACCTGGGTTGCCCAACAGTTTGAACGGAGGTTACGGGCCAGTGATTAAAGTTCAGGATCTCCACAAAAAATTTGGTGCTTTGCACGTGCTCAAGGGCATTAGCACCGAAATTCCCTTGGGATCCGTAGTGGCGATCATCGGCCCTTCAGGTTGCGGAAAATCTACCTTTTTGCGCTGTATCAATCGGTTAGAAGTGCCTACCTCCGGCCACATTACCATTAATGGTACCGATATCACGGATCCCAGTACCGACATCCTCAAGGTGCGGCAGCGGGTGGGCATGGTTTTCCAGCACTTCAACATCTTTCCCCACATGACGGTGTTGCAAAACCTTATCTATGCCCCCCTGAAGGTGAAGAAAGTTCCCAAGGATCAAGCCCTAGCCAAAGCACATGAATTGCTGGATCGAGTGGGCCTCTCGGACAAAGCCGATGTCTATCCTTCCCGGCTCTCAGGGGGACAAAAGCAACGGGTGGCGATTGCCCGCTCCCTGGCTATGGAACCGCAAGTGATGCTCTTCGATGAACCTACGTCAGCTTTGGATCCGGAGATGGTACGGGAGGTATTGGATGTGATGAAATCCTTGGCTCAGTCTCACATGACGATGGCCATCGTCACCCATGAGATGGGGTTTGCCCGTGAGGTGGCGGATCGCATTTGTTTCTTCGACAGTGGCCTTTTGGTGGAAGATGCCCCCCCGGCAGAGTTCTTCAGCAACCCCCAGAGCGAACGGGCCAAGCAGTTCCTGGAAAAAATGCTCTAAGTGAAACTGTTCTGGGTATAACTGTTCTGGAGTGCTAATCCTCTGTCAAGCTCGAGACCGGGTCTGCAACCTCTTCAGGGGGGGTGGCCGCTCTTCTGCGGGAGAATTGCAACCTAGCAAAATCGTGATCGTCGGGGCGCACCGTCAGGATCAACAGGTTGTAAACCGCCCAAAGCAAGCCAAGTACAAACCCAGCCCAAGCGGGATCCCAAGAGCCCAAAAGACGAACGGATCCCACCCCGATGGCCAAGAGGGTGAGCAGAATGGCCAAGGCTTGCGGCCCTAACGACAATTGTGACGGCTTTTCTGGATCGGGGATCACCCCTTGCAGCGATTGCACCAGAGCCTGAATGGACTGAAAAAACTGGCTGCCCGTCTGTCGTTCCGACTGCCAAGCGGCTCTCCAAAGAGAGGGAGGGAAAGCAAGGAACCAACTGAAACGACCCAGTAACACATAGGGTAAGAACCACGCGAAGAATTCTCCGTCAAATGCAGGTACAGGTGTCCAGCCTGTCCACAGATAAGCTATCGGCACCGCCAGATAGGCGATCTCCGCCACCCCGCCCGCGCCCCAGAGGGTCAGCCATAGGTATTGAAACTGCTGCTGCTGGCTGGTTTGCCCTCTCCAAAAGGGGTTTTCCTTGAGGGCAGAAAACAAAGCCAAGAGAGCAATGCGTCGATTGCGCAGGGGTAGTAGAGCTCCTGTCACCTGGGTTTCTCTCACCAAATGGGATACCCACCCCTGCCGATGAAGCTGACACCCCAATCGCACCGGTTTGCAAGAGTCTAGGTCGGGGATCCCTTCCAGGGCTTGCCGCCGTATTAAGCAGCCGGATCCCAACAATGGTGCTGCCTGGTAACCTCGGGATCCCACTGCCAAAACCTGCTGCAACGGGTGAACAGCCCTTGGCTGGCCGAGGGTGCGCAGCATCACCTGTACAAAGCCCGTGCGGTTGGCGATGGGAGCACGCTCCGGTGAGTCGTAAAAGAGAGGCAAGGCTTGAAACAGCAAGCTTGGATCGGGAAACTGGCCCGGATCCAAGAGCAGAAAATAGTCTCCTTTTACCCGCCCCAACTGCAGAACGTAGGCCAAGGGATCCACCGCTGGATTTGGACAAGCCCAATACTCGCAGGGAACAGCCCGAGCTACCTTGGCCATCGCCTCATCTTCGGCCAGATCGACCACGTGAACGAACAGCCGATCCCACGGGTAATTCAGGCGCAGAGCTGCCAGTGCCGTTTGTCGAGTTGCCTCCACAGAATCCCAGCGGCGCATCACCAGCACATCCACCCGCGGCATCTGGAAGAATGCTTGTTGAAACACCTCTGGCACAGGCAGATGACTTAACTGATGGAGAAAGCGACTCAAGAAAAAAGCAACAGCCGCTAACCAGACGAACAGCTCCGCACACCAAAAGAGAAAGGATCCGAAACCCGTCAATCCTGCCGTTAGCCGCCAAAAGAGATACATCACCCCAGCAATGAGGTGAAGCAGACCTACAGAACGAAACAGATGCACCCGCATCGGCCCCAAATCTCGCACAATCCTGTTGTACTGACCTGCTTGACCTGTAGAGATTCCCACTCCCACTTTTTTGGTTCAGCACTGGGGACAGGAGATACCCAGGAGATACTTCATTCTGAAGTATCTCCACATGACCTGAAACATAACCTGAAACAGAGGAAAACCACCTCCCCCACAGCTCACTCAACAGCAGCCTCAGCCGGATAGACGCTGACTTTCTGCCGACGCTTGCCGTAGCGCTCAAAGGTAACAATGCCACTCACCACAGAAAACAGAGTGTCATCCCCACCGATGCGTACATTGGTTCCAGGGTGAAACTTGGTTCCCCGCTGCCGCACCAAAATATGGCCAGGATGAACCAGCTCACCCCCGTAGCGCTT
This is a stretch of genomic DNA from Synechococcus sp. Nb3U1. It encodes these proteins:
- a CDS encoding ABC transporter permease, whose protein sequence is MNLFFPPSDWLLGQTLLERIFTWSFLISLLVSGIRLAVPVLLAVLGEVITQRSGVLNLGLEGILLMGSLAGFATTYHLEQAGVMGAAWTGLAAGILAGMAMGSVMAILAVRLKADQVVAGVTLVLLGQGLSTYLFRQLLPNSNVRVTGLSLWPIPGLSGIPGVGMVLFNHDPMVYLSGLLVPTCWFLLFRTRFGRSLRAVGENPAAAETSGISVERTRWIAILIGSALAGLGGAVLTVVQLRLFAEGITAGRGWIAVALVFFARWHPWQALLGSLLFGVADALQFRIQALGSQQFPYEFLLMLPYLLTLAVLWRKGKQVEAPAALGIPYLRGQR
- a CDS encoding CDP-alcohol phosphatidyltransferase family protein produces the protein MTSPSVKPDLGLYQTKYLLRRLLRRMPGLQNLSPNALSVLAFGPGLGAAYCLWQGWWMGALLCILGRMVINTLDGLVAEEFGKTSKLGAYLNRLPGEFTDLLIILALWPHGDPTWMLALLLLTSWVQMFGLLGLVAGGSVQSVGPCGQTDRLAWIGLGCLLAQFGLAVWHGGIPFLVAGCGLTLVLRIGRSIRELRALDRDRDRAAAISETI
- a CDS encoding lysophospholipid acyltransferase family protein, whose protein sequence is MKFQYSPLPDVGEPLVKRLGRYPRVPDITWENCRWLGRWLGVLLLRLNYRLQVTGRIPTGDRVALVANHRSHLDTLTLLAALPGRERQRVVVLAAQDYFFNRLDRALAASLLCQAVAFDREQKTSLRSWYERLQAPQKNWILFYPSGSRKRTEVQVGLLKLLVRTGWRIVPVRLEGTERAWPVGRRFWRPGGSLQIHFFEAYAGMDVEPLLARLQQELA
- a CDS encoding TIGR04376 family protein; the encoded protein is MGLFDDLIRFLETRLEEFLRAHPEIELQALEEQLRQQESDTLRLLQESHAQEQALQKSILNLGEEIKTWHFRIEKAQRANRPDLAQGAQRREAELLQKGSQLWNQMKTLKEKIQQMEALLPQIRQRRQEVKTKLQEVKATQAQSSNSQDFGFGNWGKSNDTWDDLEKQFHQLEVEEELRKLRQQKR
- a CDS encoding ABC transporter ATP-binding protein, which gives rise to MFEQEHFANGRAGSVGSLERLTELSAPARREIRSPVVQMVGVNKIYLLPEGSFQALYDIDLVIEPGEYCAIMGPSGSGKSTLMNLIGCLDQPSSGRYWLDGVEVSTLSDQELAQIRNQKIGFVFQQFHLLPVLTALENVMLPLAYSGIPEPEQRQRATQALEQVGLGSKLHQRPAQLSGGQQQRVAIARAIVNHPRLLLADEPTGALDSHTSQEVLNIFADLHRQGMTIAMVTHGIEVAQAAQRIIRVGDGRLLG
- a CDS encoding MBL fold metallo-hydrolase, with the translated sequence MEPERPPLRLIPLGTDPHQQGCAYWLELGSHRVLLDCGLPGSVLLKALPGIPDAVICSHAHFDHLQGLPVFHRRYPQVPLYATPVTAHLATGLWERGIWLGYDREVRFPPFRALPLGQAREILPHLMLTFFSAGHLPGAAATLLQNTQTTPAQTCVYSGDCSLASTRFAPGFDLTALRHWQPDLLLMEASLGATRHPARRHLENRLVERLLSALEAGQTVLLPLPVLGLGQELIFLLKAHHRFTQSPKELMVWVAPGLAAGCDLYERLLPQMPEPVQNFATYQPLFWELRLQPQVQPLTEADPLPQGLLLCDADAGPESWEPIWSRLLAQPQRSCLLVQLPEVELATPFERWPALLRSRIQVESMTWHSHNDVGHLTQIIHTFRPQHLVLIHGSPKQAQDLADLPELCNRYHVHCPQPGHGLEFPDGRLQTPLKGADLANLKSSTSAEIGDPAVRYEGEVEEVWQDHTAARSIAGVQVRLPAQLLEDPRWLAWADTGLVEARWQGSELVLRGLSPRELIRPAETPSPPGGTSVPRPAGSSISAKSSAKSGMKCQSCRFARQILTSQTPAFRCDQERSPLYRLRVDPQGTCPYHQPEEIYSSG
- a CDS encoding transporter substrate-binding domain-containing protein, which translates into the protein MTLLKRRKTLLGLALGSVAAAGVWLEPSWVQAQARETLTMGTSPDYPPYEYYDTSSGQEQIVGFDIDIANYIAEELGFNLRVVGMDFSGLIPALQANRVDFVMAGMTPTEERKQNVDFSDVYFVAQNTIIARAGSNLATPADLAGKRVGVQLGTIQEEEAKGYAEADPSIDVRSLNKIGEIIQEIKAGRLDAAIIEDTVAAGFAASNPDLEFNVIPEADPDAPRGSAIAFPKGSPRVADFNRVLAGMEASGKMDELILKWFGEDSPALAAE
- a CDS encoding amino acid ABC transporter permease; the encoded protein is MNLDFSQIQGDIPFIVAGIRVTLQFTLLSVIFGFAWGTVLSLFKISNIPPLRWFAVAYTSVFRGTPLILQLTLIYFATPQLLNYDISPLQAGVLTFSLNSGAYTSETIRGGILAVDRGQWDAAASLGVPYRQMMLDLIFPQALKNILPALVNESIALLKDSALVSVISVTDVMRRAQIVAAGKFLYFEPLIVAGIIYYLLVISLTWVAQQFERRLRASD
- a CDS encoding amino acid ABC transporter ATP-binding protein — protein: MIKVQDLHKKFGALHVLKGISTEIPLGSVVAIIGPSGCGKSTFLRCINRLEVPTSGHITINGTDITDPSTDILKVRQRVGMVFQHFNIFPHMTVLQNLIYAPLKVKKVPKDQALAKAHELLDRVGLSDKADVYPSRLSGGQKQRVAIARSLAMEPQVMLFDEPTSALDPEMVREVLDVMKSLAQSHMTMAIVTHEMGFAREVADRICFFDSGLLVEDAPPAEFFSNPQSERAKQFLEKML
- a CDS encoding glycosyltransferase family 2 protein, with protein sequence MGISTGQAGQYNRIVRDLGPMRVHLFRSVGLLHLIAGVMYLFWRLTAGLTGFGSFLFWCAELFVWLAAVAFFLSRFLHQLSHLPVPEVFQQAFFQMPRVDVLVMRRWDSVEATRQTALAALRLNYPWDRLFVHVVDLAEDEAMAKVARAVPCEYWACPNPAVDPLAYVLQLGRVKGDYFLLLDPGQFPDPSLLFQALPLFYDSPERAPIANRTGFVQVMLRTLGQPRAVHPLQQVLAVGSRGYQAAPLLGSGCLIRRQALEGIPDLDSCKPVRLGCQLHRQGWVSHLVRETQVTGALLPLRNRRIALLALFSALKENPFWRGQTSQQQQFQYLWLTLWGAGGVAEIAYLAVPIAYLWTGWTPVPAFDGEFFAWFLPYVLLGRFSWFLAFPPSLWRAAWQSERQTGSQFFQSIQALVQSLQGVIPDPEKPSQLSLGPQALAILLTLLAIGVGSVRLLGSWDPAWAGFVLGLLWAVYNLLILTVRPDDHDFARLQFSRRRAATPPEEVADPVSSLTED
- the rpmA gene encoding 50S ribosomal protein L27; the protein is MAHKKGTGSTRNGRDSNAKRLGVKRYGGELVHPGHILVRQRGTKFHPGTNVRIGGDDTLFSVVSGIVTFERYGKRRQKVSVYPAEAAVE